TCCACATGACCAGGGCACCCATTACCAGGAAGTAAAAGGTGTCCATGGCATACTGAAGTTCAAATATATTGTTTTCCATCAGTCAGATCCCCGTTACAGTGCTTCCGTGCCGGTCTCGCCGGTACGGATACGAATGGTTTGTTCAACTTCACTGACAAAGATCTTGCCGTCGCCAATCTTGCCGGTACGCGCCGCATTGGTGATGGCCTCGATGACCGCATCCACCTGGTCAGCGCTGACCGCAGCTTCCAGCTTGATTTTGGGCAGGAAATCCACCACATACTCCGCCCCACGGTACAGTTCGGTGTGGCCCTTCTGGCGACCAAAACCTTTTACTTCTGTCACAGTGATGCCCGATACGCCGATCTCGGACAGCGCTTCACGCACATCATCCAGTTTGAACGGCTTGATAATTGCTGTTACCAGTTTCATGTTCGCTCCTTAGGTTTGATTAGAAGGATTTGGCCCAGGAGATGACAAACTTGGTGTCATCGCTGCCAGACTCTTCCTGTGCCTTGGAAACCGTCATGGTGAAATCACCCCAGTCGCCAGCAGTCTTGGTCACATCGATCTGGCCGTGTGTGTAATCCACGTCACCAAATGCCTTGCTGGTGTCAAAATCGTAGTGGCCGATAGTGGCGCCAATGCTCCAGGTTTCAGCAACGTCGAAGCCAACTGAAAGATGGTAGTAGAGATCACCATCGGAGAAGGCCGCATCGCTGTCGGCCTGGCCATTGATGGTGTAGGCAATACCAGCTTCCAGGAACTTCCAGGAACCGCTCAGGCTCAGCTCGGTAAAATCGGAATCTTCGTAACCGGAAGTGGGGTAGTAGTAATAGATCAGGCCAACGTCATAGCCAAAATCGCCAACCTCGTTGGCAAAACCGCCA
This sequence is a window from Thiolapillus brandeum. Protein-coding genes within it:
- the glnK gene encoding P-II family nitrogen regulator, producing MKLVTAIIKPFKLDDVREALSEIGVSGITVTEVKGFGRQKGHTELYRGAEYVVDFLPKIKLEAAVSADQVDAVIEAITNAARTGKIGDGKIFVSEVEQTIRIRTGETGTEAL
- a CDS encoding TorF family putative porin, giving the protein MKIKKLAIACGAILLGATSLAQAELTANIGVTSNYLWRGASQTGDDAAVSGGIDWAHDSGFYLGTWASNIDWGNGSGAEVDFYGGFANEVGDFGYDVGLIYYYYPTSGYEDSDFTELSLSGSWKFLEAGIAYTINGQADSDAAFSDGDLYYHLSVGFDVAETWSIGATIGHYDFDTSKAFGDVDYTHGQIDVTKTAGDWGDFTMTVSKAQEESGSDDTKFVISWAKSF